A single Capsicum annuum cultivar UCD-10X-F1 unplaced genomic scaffold, UCD10Xv1.1 ctg83390, whole genome shotgun sequence DNA region contains:
- the LOC107858684 gene encoding B3 domain-containing transcription factor VRN1, with amino-acid sequence MVNKFRRKIGEASSISNITQPKFGKIIFSSHELCRLRIPEGFSSRYCKNMLNPVFLEVPSGEVWEVDVEHSEGHIWLAQGWKDFSDYYSISRGHFLIFGYNARSHFNVTIFDLSAAEVDYPIAEIESDDSIDISDVVEHSSENLSRGPLIEEGERKRQGGETEDDDLQTNVIEEEESQGNVVSPEISEVYKEHEQQTKIVTSESESEAERDQEIAENYQRAKAFKSKNPFIISFMHTSYVLRPHTLYIPLKFAMKYLMQNSGNLVLRVPGRGSWSVKCIILRKDAKVTCGWKAFVLDNKLKYGDVCVLEVINDTKLSLIEVTIFPGVSDSTN; translated from the exons ATGGTAAACAAATTCCGCAGAAAAATTGGTGAAGCCTCTTCCATTTCTAACATTACTCAACCCAAGTTCGGGAAAATCATTTTTTCCTCACATGAATTATGCCGTCTC AGGATTCCAGAAGGATTTTCCAGCAGATATTGCAAGAACATGCTAAACCCTGTGTTTCTTGAGGTTCCCAGTGGAGAAGTATGGGAGGTTGACGTGGAGCATTCTGAAGGCCATATTTGGCTAGCCCAAGGATGGAAGGATTTCAGTGATTATTATTCAATAAGCCGCGGACACTTTTTGATTTTCGGATACAATGCGCGTTCACATTTTAATGTCACTATATTTGATTTGAGTGCAGCAGAAGTTGATTATCCAATAGCAGAGATTGAGTCGGATGATTCAATAGATATTTCGGATGTGGTTGAGCATTCTTCTGAAAATCTGAGCCGTGGCCCCTTGATAGAAGAGggagaaagaaaaagacaagGAGGGGAAACAGAGGATGATGACCTTCAAACTAATGTAATCGAGGAAGAAGAGTCTCAAGGGAATGTAGTTTCACCAG AAATAAGTGAAGTCTACAAGGAGCACGAGCAACAAACCAAAATTGTCACCAGTGAGAGTGAGAGCGAGGCAGAGAGGGACCAAGAGATTGCTGAAAACTATCAAAGAGCAAAAGCTTTTAAATCTAAGAATCCATTCATTATATCTTTTATGCATACATCATATGTGTTGAGACCACACACTCTG TACATACCATTGAAATTTGCTATGAAGTACTTAATGCAGAACAGTGGCAATTTAGTGTTACGCGTTCCAGGGAGGGGATCTTGGTCTGTCAAATGCATTATACTGAGGAAAGATGCTAAAGTTACTTGTGGTTGGAAAGCGTTTGTTCTGGACAATAAGTTAAAATATGGTGATGTTTGTGTCCTTGAAGTGATTAATGACACTAAGCTTTCTTTGATAGAGGTCACCATATTTCCAGGGGTTTCTGATAGTACAAACTGA